From a region of the Mucilaginibacter auburnensis genome:
- the lpxD gene encoding UDP-3-O-(3-hydroxymyristoyl)glucosamine N-acyltransferase produces the protein MQFTAQDIAFVLNGTVEGDPLVTVNRLAKIEEGTPGSLTFLSNPKYEQHLYTTDASIAIVNSNLQLSAPVKATLIRVENAYSAFTILLEKYNTYKLHKEGIEQPSFIHETATLGENVYVGAFAYIGPGVKIGNNSKIYPHTYVGDNVTIGNDCTLFANVKVYFDCVLGNNVIIHSGAVIGSDGFGFAPNPDGTYTKIPQIGNVVLANDVEVGSNTTVDRATMGSTVLHNGVKLDNLVQIAHNVEIGANTVIAAQTGISGSTKLGENVLLGGQVGVVGHISLAKGTQAQAQSGIGKTIKEENTKVAGSPAFAYGSQMRSNIVIQRLPELEKRVNELEKIIAQLKAGE, from the coding sequence ATGCAGTTTACAGCACAGGATATAGCATTTGTATTAAACGGAACGGTTGAGGGCGACCCGCTTGTTACCGTTAACCGCCTCGCTAAAATAGAGGAGGGAACTCCGGGTAGTTTAACTTTTCTGTCTAATCCAAAATATGAGCAGCACCTGTACACCACAGATGCCTCAATTGCTATTGTAAACAGCAATTTACAGTTAAGCGCTCCTGTAAAGGCTACATTAATAAGGGTAGAGAATGCTTACAGCGCCTTTACCATATTGCTTGAGAAGTATAACACCTATAAATTACATAAAGAAGGTATTGAACAACCCAGCTTTATACACGAAACAGCCACTTTAGGCGAAAACGTTTACGTAGGTGCGTTCGCGTATATTGGCCCGGGTGTAAAGATTGGTAACAATAGCAAGATCTATCCGCACACATATGTAGGCGATAATGTAACTATCGGCAACGATTGTACACTTTTTGCCAATGTAAAGGTGTATTTTGATTGTGTGTTAGGTAACAATGTTATCATACACTCCGGCGCGGTTATAGGCAGCGATGGTTTTGGCTTTGCGCCTAACCCTGATGGTACCTACACTAAAATACCGCAAATAGGTAATGTGGTGCTGGCAAATGACGTTGAGGTTGGTTCAAACACAACTGTTGATCGCGCTACTATGGGATCAACTGTATTGCATAACGGTGTGAAACTGGATAATTTGGTGCAAATAGCTCACAACGTTGAAATTGGCGCCAATACGGTAATAGCCGCACAAACCGGCATATCTGGCAGTACCAAACTTGGCGAGAACGTATTGTTAGGCGGCCAGGTTGGTGTGGTTGGGCATATCAGCCTGGCAAAAGGTACACAGGCCCAGGCACAATCAGGCATAGGCAAAACCATTAAGGAAGAAAATACCAAGGTGGCTGGTTCGCCGGCGTTTGCTTACGGCAGCCAGATGCGGTCAAACATTGTGATACAACGCCTGCCTGAACTGGAGAAGCGGGTAAACGAATTAGAAAAAATAATAGCGCAGCTGAAGGCTGGTGAATAG
- a CDS encoding bifunctional UDP-3-O-[3-hydroxymyristoyl] N-acetylglucosamine deacetylase/3-hydroxyacyl-ACP dehydratase translates to MNIKQRTIKAPVTVSGAGLHTGEKVTMTFNPAPENHGYKFRRVDVEGMPVIDADVDNVTDTSRGTTLSQNGASVSTIEHVLAALVGLEIDNVLIDMDGPETPIMDGSSIQFVDAILNAGLVEQDADREYYHIPYNIHYSEPDRKVDMVAMPLDDYRFTCMVDYNSQVLGSQHATISSITEFVKEIASSRTFCFLHELEMLLKHDLIKGGDLNNAIVVVDKNVDESELQHLAKLFNRKDIKVAPQGILNNIELRHQNEPARHKLLDMIGDLALVGVPLRGHIMAARPGHAANVAFAKKIKTLIKKERSRKHFKVYDPNMKPVYDTVQIMKILPHRQPMLLIDKILELSKSHVVGLKNVTMNEEIFKGHFPDAPLFPGVLQIEAMAQTGGILVLNTVPDPENYITLFLKIENARFKDKVVPGDTLIFHCNLLAPIRRGIAQMKGIGTVGERVVVEAELMAQIVRKQNS, encoded by the coding sequence ATGAACATTAAACAAAGAACTATCAAGGCGCCGGTAACTGTATCTGGCGCGGGTTTACACACAGGCGAGAAAGTAACCATGACCTTCAACCCTGCACCCGAGAACCATGGCTATAAATTCAGGAGGGTAGATGTAGAGGGAATGCCGGTTATTGATGCCGATGTTGATAATGTTACCGATACTTCACGAGGTACTACCTTGTCGCAAAACGGTGCGAGCGTGAGTACAATTGAGCATGTTTTGGCAGCCTTGGTTGGCTTGGAGATAGACAATGTGCTGATTGATATGGATGGTCCGGAAACACCCATCATGGACGGAAGTTCTATTCAGTTTGTTGACGCCATATTAAATGCAGGTTTGGTTGAGCAGGATGCTGATCGTGAATATTATCATATTCCTTACAACATACATTACTCGGAACCAGACCGCAAGGTAGACATGGTAGCCATGCCTTTGGATGATTACCGCTTTACCTGTATGGTTGACTATAACTCGCAGGTATTGGGCAGCCAGCATGCTACTATATCAAGTATAACCGAATTTGTTAAAGAGATTGCGTCAAGCCGTACATTTTGCTTTTTGCATGAACTGGAAATGCTGTTAAAGCACGACCTGATAAAAGGCGGCGATCTTAATAATGCCATTGTAGTGGTTGATAAGAATGTTGACGAGTCGGAATTACAACACCTGGCTAAACTATTTAACCGTAAAGACATAAAAGTTGCTCCGCAGGGCATCTTAAACAATATTGAACTGCGCCATCAAAACGAGCCCGCACGCCACAAACTGCTGGATATGATCGGTGATCTGGCGCTGGTAGGTGTCCCACTGCGCGGGCATATTATGGCTGCAAGACCCGGACACGCTGCAAACGTTGCTTTCGCCAAAAAAATAAAAACGCTGATCAAAAAAGAGCGTAGCCGCAAGCACTTTAAGGTGTATGATCCTAACATGAAGCCGGTTTATGATACCGTGCAGATCATGAAGATATTACCTCACCGTCAGCCTATGTTGCTGATCGATAAAATTCTGGAGCTTTCAAAAAGCCACGTAGTAGGTTTGAAGAATGTTACCATGAACGAGGAAATATTTAAAGGACACTTCCCTGATGCACCGCTTTTCCCGGGTGTATTACAAATTGAGGCTATGGCACAAACCGGCGGAATTTTGGTTCTGAACACTGTTCCCGATCCTGAAAATTACATCACCTTATTCTTAAAAATAGAAAATGCGCGGTTTAAAGATAAGGTTGTGCCCGGCGATACGTTAATATTCCATTGTAACCTGTTAGCGCCTATCCGCCGCGGTATTGCGCAGATGAAGGGCATTGGTACAGTAGGTGAGCGGGTGGTAGTAGAGGCCGAGTTAATGGCGCAGATAGTAAGAAAACAAAATTCGTAA
- the lpxA gene encoding acyl-ACP--UDP-N-acetylglucosamine O-acyltransferase produces MIQPLAYIHPQAKIADNVVIEPFVTIHKDVEVGEGTWIGSNSVIMDGARIGKNCRIFPGAVVSAPPQDLKYKGEPSTVTVGDNTVIRECVTLNRGTALDKNTTTIGSNCLLMAYVHVAHDCVIGDNVIIANSVQLAGHINVYDHAFIGGTSAVHQFVEIGAHSMISGGSLVRKDVPPFTKAGREPLSYIGINSVGLRRRGFSAATINEIQEIYRIIFLKKYNVTKALDIIEAEFKPTVERDEIVNFVSNSQRGIMKGFGI; encoded by the coding sequence ATGATCCAACCCTTAGCATATATACATCCGCAGGCCAAAATAGCCGACAATGTTGTGATTGAACCTTTTGTTACTATCCACAAGGATGTGGAGGTTGGAGAAGGTACCTGGATAGGTTCAAACTCGGTGATAATGGATGGTGCACGTATTGGCAAAAATTGTCGCATTTTTCCGGGGGCTGTTGTTTCTGCACCACCGCAGGATCTGAAATACAAAGGCGAACCCAGCACCGTTACCGTTGGCGATAATACCGTTATCCGCGAATGCGTAACCCTTAACCGCGGTACCGCTCTTGATAAAAACACTACCACAATTGGCAGTAATTGCTTGTTGATGGCTTACGTGCACGTAGCCCATGATTGTGTTATTGGCGATAATGTGATCATAGCTAACTCTGTGCAGCTGGCAGGGCACATCAATGTTTATGATCACGCTTTCATTGGCGGAACATCAGCAGTGCATCAGTTTGTAGAGATCGGTGCGCATAGCATGATATCGGGCGGCTCGTTAGTACGTAAAGATGTACCTCCTTTTACAAAAGCTGGCCGTGAACCATTGTCATATATTGGTATTAACTCAGTTGGCTTGCGTAGGAGAGGTTTTTCAGCAGCAACCATTAACGAGATACAGGAGATCTACCGGATCATCTTCCTTAAAAAATACAATGTAACCAAAGCCCTTGATATTATTGAGGCCGAATTTAAGCCAACTGTTGAACGCGACGAGATAGTCAATTTCGTATCGAACTCGCAACGTGGTATTATGAAGGGGTTTGGAATTTAA
- a CDS encoding ABC transporter ATP-binding protein, with protein MDNQLTISLNQIGRRFNRDWIFKGIDYTFTTGESYAVLGPNGSGKSTLLQILNGSLGPSTGKIEFALDGLALEVEKVFNYLSLAAPYLELIEEFSLEEMIDFHFKFKNYQAGITKENLIELLSLPGSKAKLIKYFSSGMKQRLKLALAFCSDTPMLMLDEPTSNLDNQGVDWYLNLVERFSAGRLTIVCSNQEHEYSFCKHRLSISDYK; from the coding sequence ATGGACAACCAACTAACCATCTCCCTCAATCAAATAGGCCGCCGCTTTAACCGCGACTGGATATTTAAGGGGATCGATTATACTTTTACTACCGGCGAAAGCTATGCAGTACTTGGGCCTAATGGTTCGGGTAAATCAACGCTGCTGCAAATTTTAAATGGTAGTTTAGGGCCTTCAACCGGTAAAATTGAGTTTGCCCTTGATGGACTGGCGCTGGAGGTGGAAAAAGTTTTCAATTACCTGAGTTTAGCTGCTCCCTACCTTGAGTTGATTGAGGAATTCTCATTGGAAGAGATGATAGACTTTCATTTCAAATTTAAAAACTACCAGGCCGGTATCACCAAAGAAAACTTAATAGAACTGCTTAGCTTACCGGGCAGCAAAGCCAAACTTATTAAATACTTTTCTTCGGGAATGAAACAGCGTTTAAAACTCGCGCTGGCCTTTTGTTCTGACACGCCTATGTTGATGCTGGACGAACCTACATCAAATCTGGATAACCAGGGCGTAGACTGGTACCTCAATCTGGTTGAGCGTTTCTCAGCCGGAAGGCTAACCATAGTTTGCTCTAACCAGGAACATGAGTACAGTTTTTGTAAACACCGCTTAAGTATATCAGACTATAAATAA
- a CDS encoding glycosyltransferase, which produces MTINTLLEIYGIVAGATWIGVVVYLIIGFKKIKMLKDQPLSNAFPPLAIIIPVRNEEENLENALQSVCNINYPNYRIIAVNDRSTDSTGEILSKLNAKYPQLTVTTIADLPHGWLGKNNALYQGYLSSTEEWMLFTDADVEYQPDAISKAVGYAINNNLDNLAVLPNIISRSGLLNSVLSSFTIMLMIYLRPWDAIKPGTKAHIGVGAFCLVKRSAYEKAGTHANIKLRPDDDVMLGKNIKMAGLRQGVLGGREAIGLEWYTSLKQFVDGLMKNTFATAGYNPVMAIGFIMACIVCFTLPIPVMLIFGGVNIKLLAGAVLFAQIIYMLTIKPNKWWYAFVIPFAGGLMGYIFLKSMLITLKQGGIYWRDSFYSLKMLKEGSNY; this is translated from the coding sequence ATGACCATAAACACCCTGCTTGAGATATATGGTATTGTTGCGGGTGCTACCTGGATAGGTGTTGTTGTTTACCTGATAATTGGATTTAAGAAAATAAAGATGCTGAAGGATCAGCCGCTCAGCAACGCTTTTCCACCCCTGGCAATTATTATCCCGGTGCGTAACGAGGAAGAGAATCTGGAAAACGCGTTGCAAAGCGTTTGTAATATCAATTATCCTAATTATCGCATCATCGCGGTAAACGATCGCTCGACTGATAGTACCGGTGAGATTTTAAGTAAGTTAAATGCAAAGTACCCACAGCTAACGGTAACAACTATTGCTGATCTGCCCCATGGTTGGTTAGGTAAAAATAATGCCTTATATCAGGGCTACCTTTCAAGTACCGAAGAATGGATGCTATTTACTGATGCTGATGTGGAATATCAACCGGACGCTATTAGCAAAGCCGTGGGCTACGCTATAAACAACAATTTGGATAACCTTGCAGTGCTACCCAACATAATATCCAGATCGGGCTTGCTTAATAGTGTGCTGTCATCATTCACCATTATGCTCATGATCTACTTGCGGCCCTGGGATGCCATTAAGCCAGGTACAAAGGCGCACATTGGGGTTGGCGCATTTTGCCTGGTAAAGCGTAGCGCCTATGAGAAGGCAGGCACACACGCCAATATTAAATTGCGGCCGGACGATGATGTGATGCTCGGTAAAAACATTAAAATGGCCGGCTTGCGGCAGGGTGTTTTAGGAGGAAGGGAAGCCATCGGTCTGGAATGGTACACCAGTTTGAAACAGTTTGTTGACGGTTTAATGAAGAACACCTTCGCAACGGCTGGTTATAATCCGGTTATGGCAATAGGTTTTATTATGGCTTGCATAGTTTGTTTTACTTTGCCTATACCCGTTATGCTTATTTTTGGCGGTGTTAATATTAAGCTATTGGCGGGCGCGGTACTATTCGCTCAAATAATTTACATGCTTACTATTAAGCCCAATAAATGGTGGTACGCGTTTGTAATACCATTTGCAGGTGGGCTAATGGGGTATATATTTTTAAAATCGATGCTGATAACACTTAAACAGGGTGGTATTTACTGGCGTGATAGCTTTTATTCGCTCAAAATGCTTAAAGAGGGTAGTAATTACTGA
- the efp gene encoding elongation factor P gives MAKASDVRNGNILRFNGELIQVEEFIHRTPGNLRAFYQARMRNVKTGKLVEYRFRTDEEVDIARVETNDYQYLYEDGDQLVIMDNTTYDQHNVPKSLFGPAVKFLKEGMNLIVAFESEEPIMGQIPGSAELEITYTEPAVKGDTSSGALKKATVETGAEINVPLFINIGDKVKVDTTNGTYVERVKG, from the coding sequence ATGGCAAAAGCATCTGACGTAAGAAACGGAAATATACTGCGCTTTAATGGCGAGTTGATACAGGTAGAAGAATTTATACACCGCACACCCGGCAACCTGCGTGCATTTTACCAGGCCCGTATGCGTAACGTAAAAACCGGTAAACTGGTTGAATACCGTTTCCGTACAGACGAAGAGGTTGATATTGCCCGCGTTGAAACCAATGATTACCAATACCTTTATGAGGATGGCGATCAGTTGGTGATAATGGACAATACTACTTACGATCAGCACAACGTGCCAAAATCATTATTTGGTCCGGCGGTAAAATTCCTTAAAGAAGGAATGAACCTTATTGTTGCTTTTGAAAGCGAAGAGCCTATTATGGGTCAGATCCCGGGGTCAGCCGAGTTAGAAATTACTTACACCGAACCTGCGGTTAAAGGCGATACCTCAAGCGGCGCCTTGAAAAAAGCAACCGTTGAAACCGGTGCAGAGATCAACGTGCCATTGTTCATTAACATTGGCGACAAAGTTAAAGTTGACACGACTAACGGTACTTACGTTGAGCGTGTAAAAGGATAA
- a CDS encoding MarC family protein: MPEYLNSFIHLVFIGFVALFPVVNPVGTAFIVNPYFESLTQKERLNAVKKITLYAFLVCMVTLLIGHWILELFGISIPIIQLAGGIMICKIGWESLSSDESEPDTSTPVNTSDAEVVSANFTRIEGQLFFPITFPMTTGAGTIAVLFTLSANGADRAFSNYLINIGALLISVLGICILIYLFFANTKRMISYIGSRNEKIINRLMSFLIFCVGLQIASGGIINLVKTHFLMK, translated from the coding sequence ATGCCCGAGTACTTAAACTCATTTATTCATTTGGTATTTATTGGTTTTGTGGCATTGTTTCCGGTCGTGAACCCTGTAGGAACAGCGTTTATTGTCAACCCTTATTTTGAATCGCTTACGCAGAAGGAGCGTTTGAACGCGGTAAAAAAAATAACCCTATATGCGTTTTTAGTGTGCATGGTAACTTTACTCATCGGGCATTGGATACTGGAGCTTTTTGGGATATCTATACCCATTATCCAACTGGCCGGTGGAATAATGATCTGCAAGATAGGCTGGGAATCACTATCATCAGACGAAAGCGAGCCTGACACATCAACTCCGGTTAATACATCTGATGCAGAGGTTGTTTCCGCCAACTTTACGCGCATAGAAGGGCAACTGTTTTTTCCTATCACCTTCCCTATGACCACCGGCGCAGGCACCATTGCGGTTTTGTTTACCCTGAGCGCCAATGGTGCCGACAGGGCCTTCAGCAATTATCTCATCAATATAGGCGCGCTGCTTATTTCAGTTTTAGGCATTTGTATACTCATCTACCTGTTTTTTGCCAACACTAAACGGATGATCAGCTACATTGGCTCGCGTAATGAAAAGATCATCAACCGCTTAATGTCATTCCTGATATTTTGTGTAGGATTGCAAATTGCCTCGGGCGGTATTATCAATTTGGTTAAGACACATTTTTTGATGAAGTGA
- a CDS encoding replication-associated recombination protein A: protein MNNLPPLAERMRPENLDNYVGQKHLVGQGAVLRKAIESGVLPSMLFWGPPGVGKTTLAYIISQTQDRPFFSLSAINSGVKDIREVIETASRLRDEGDALPVLFIDEIHRFSKSQQDSLLGAVERGIVTLIGATTENPSFEVISALLSRCQVYILQHLEENDLMGLLNKAMREDVVLSKKKITIKENEALLRLSGGDARKLLNIFDLLVNAISGKTIEINNKTVLDHVQQNMALYDKAGEQHYDIISAFIKSMRGSDPNGAVYWLARMIAGGEDPLFIARRMLILASEDIGNANPNALLLAQACFNSVNVIGMPESQLILSQTAIYLATSAKSNSATTAIGAALSLVKQTGDLPVPLHLRNAPTKLMKNIGYGKDYKYAHSYEGNFVNIDFLPDAIKGTKIYEPGNNARENESKEKLKKLWGDRYKY, encoded by the coding sequence ATGAACAATCTGCCGCCATTAGCCGAGCGCATGCGCCCCGAAAACCTGGATAATTATGTGGGTCAGAAACATCTTGTTGGGCAAGGAGCGGTTTTGCGCAAAGCCATTGAAAGCGGCGTGCTGCCATCTATGCTGTTCTGGGGGCCGCCGGGTGTAGGAAAAACAACGCTGGCCTACATTATATCGCAAACGCAAGACAGGCCTTTCTTTTCCTTAAGCGCAATTAACTCCGGCGTGAAAGATATAAGGGAGGTTATAGAAACGGCCTCGCGCCTTCGCGACGAAGGCGATGCCCTACCTGTACTGTTTATTGATGAGATCCACCGTTTTTCCAAATCGCAGCAAGACTCGCTGCTTGGTGCGGTGGAACGAGGAATAGTTACGTTAATAGGCGCCACTACCGAGAACCCATCATTCGAGGTGATCTCGGCGTTGCTATCGCGCTGCCAGGTTTATATTTTACAACATCTGGAAGAAAATGACCTGATGGGCCTGCTCAATAAGGCCATGCGCGAAGACGTAGTGCTAAGCAAAAAGAAGATCACCATAAAGGAGAACGAGGCGCTGCTGCGCTTGTCTGGCGGCGATGCCCGTAAGCTTCTCAATATATTCGACCTGCTGGTGAACGCCATATCTGGCAAAACCATCGAGATCAACAACAAAACTGTGCTTGACCATGTGCAGCAAAACATGGCGCTGTATGATAAAGCTGGCGAGCAGCATTATGATATTATCTCGGCATTCATCAAATCTATGCGCGGCAGCGACCCTAACGGTGCGGTATATTGGCTGGCCCGCATGATAGCAGGCGGGGAAGACCCGCTTTTCATTGCCCGCCGTATGTTGATATTGGCATCAGAAGACATCGGCAATGCCAACCCAAACGCCTTACTGCTGGCACAGGCCTGCTTCAACTCAGTAAATGTTATCGGTATGCCCGAGTCGCAACTTATCTTATCGCAGACTGCTATTTACCTGGCTACATCGGCTAAGAGTAACTCGGCTACAACGGCTATTGGCGCGGCGTTAAGTCTGGTTAAGCAAACAGGTGATCTGCCTGTGCCATTGCACTTACGGAATGCCCCCACCAAGCTCATGAAGAATATCGGCTACGGTAAAGATTACAAATATGCCCACAGTTATGAAGGCAACTTTGTAAATATTGATTTCCTCCCTGATGCCATTAAGGGAACCAAAATTTATGAACCCGGTAACAACGCGCGGGAGAATGAGTCAAAAGAAAAGTTAAAAAAACTCTGGGGCGACAGGTATAAATATTAG
- a CDS encoding DUF5687 family protein, with protein MISTFLRHELKAFWRSKNTGKSIGVRIFMGLLILYFLISFLVVGFLMDKIIEDRFPNEDLTVVFCGFVLIYFLFDLLSRLQLQELPTLRVQPYLHLPVRRNLIVGYLAFTALFSFFNLWPFILAFPFIFKVIVPNWGGAAVGFIISVLAISVFNNYLAIYIKRKANLNGWVFIIFTGVLALLIAGDFSWHLYSIRNISYLFFGNVLKHPALALIPVALAAGMFALNFFYLKRNLYLEELSRKKASYKTSTEYPILDRFGAIGDQVANEIKLILRNKRPRSAFIMSAVFLCYGLVFYKNPAFAHSDWPKVFVGMFMTGFFIISYGQFLYSWQAAHFDGLMVSKVSFTDFLKAKILLFTTVSTVALVLTTPYAYFGWRTVLIHAVMYIWNLGINIYIVLFFANRNARRIDLSKGASFNWEGVGATQMLLSFPLMAAPYLIYTPFALLHLQNAGLAVMAIIGVAGIASRNFWIGKLVQDFYNRKYTITEGFRNK; from the coding sequence ATGATATCAACTTTCCTAAGGCATGAACTAAAAGCTTTCTGGCGTTCAAAAAATACAGGTAAAAGCATAGGTGTGCGCATATTTATGGGGTTGCTCATCCTATATTTCCTTATTAGTTTTCTGGTGGTTGGTTTTCTTATGGATAAGATCATAGAAGACAGATTTCCCAACGAGGATTTGACAGTTGTTTTTTGTGGGTTTGTTTTAATTTACTTTTTATTTGATCTGCTATCTCGTTTGCAATTACAGGAGCTGCCAACATTGCGGGTGCAACCTTATTTGCATTTGCCGGTAAGGCGTAATTTGATAGTTGGTTATCTGGCTTTTACGGCTTTATTCTCTTTTTTCAATCTTTGGCCTTTTATTCTGGCGTTCCCTTTCATCTTTAAAGTGATAGTGCCTAACTGGGGCGGCGCAGCAGTTGGTTTCATTATTTCCGTTTTGGCCATCAGTGTCTTTAATAACTATCTCGCCATATACATAAAGCGGAAGGCTAACCTGAACGGCTGGGTGTTTATCATATTTACAGGTGTATTAGCCTTGCTGATTGCCGGCGATTTTTCATGGCATTTATATTCAATCCGCAACATATCTTATCTGTTTTTTGGGAACGTATTAAAGCACCCGGCGTTAGCTTTAATACCGGTAGCATTAGCTGCAGGAATGTTTGCGCTGAACTTTTTTTATCTAAAAAGAAACTTATACCTGGAGGAGCTTTCGCGTAAAAAAGCTTCTTATAAAACCAGTACCGAGTACCCCATACTTGACCGCTTCGGCGCCATTGGCGATCAGGTGGCTAATGAGATAAAACTGATATTGCGCAACAAGCGTCCGCGTTCGGCATTTATCATGTCGGCTGTGTTTTTATGTTATGGATTGGTATTTTATAAGAATCCGGCTTTTGCTCACTCTGACTGGCCCAAGGTATTTGTGGGAATGTTCATGACCGGCTTTTTCATAATCAGTTACGGTCAGTTTTTGTACAGTTGGCAGGCCGCCCATTTTGACGGTCTGATGGTGAGTAAAGTTAGCTTTACAGATTTTCTGAAAGCTAAAATATTGTTGTTTACTACGGTCTCAACTGTGGCCTTAGTGCTTACTACGCCATATGCGTATTTTGGCTGGCGAACGGTTTTGATACATGCCGTTATGTATATATGGAACCTGGGTATAAACATTTACATTGTTTTGTTCTTTGCTAACCGCAACGCCAGGCGTATTGACCTTAGCAAGGGCGCATCTTTTAATTGGGAGGGAGTAGGCGCTACGCAAATGCTGTTATCTTTCCCGTTAATGGCCGCGCCTTATTTAATTTACACGCCTTTTGCGCTGTTACATTTACAAAATGCGGGTTTAGCAGTTATGGCAATAATTGGAGTTGCAGGAATTGCCAGCCGGAACTTCTGGATAGGCAAACTGGTGCAGGATTTTTATAACAGAAAATACACCATAACTGAAGGTTTTAGAAACAAATAA
- a CDS encoding ABC transporter ATP-binding protein → MIQVKDIKKVYNGVIVVNVPQLEINKGESIGLVGNNGAGKTTLFRMMLDLIRPDAGEVLSEGKPVAGGEHWKEYTGAYLDEGFLIDYLTPEEYFYFIGGLHNQTRAQVDEVLMHYGEFFNGEILKKGKYIRDLSKGNQAKVGIVSCLLQTPQLLMLDEPFANIDPTTQYRLKNIIKDINKSKGVTTLVSSHDLNHVTDVCDRIILMEKGRIIKDMATSSSTLSELEEYFAIGQSVHHSSTVIDPEENH, encoded by the coding sequence ATGATACAGGTAAAAGACATAAAAAAAGTTTATAACGGTGTAATTGTGGTGAATGTGCCTCAACTGGAAATAAACAAAGGCGAAAGCATCGGACTGGTTGGTAACAATGGTGCAGGTAAAACAACGTTATTCCGCATGATGCTTGACCTGATCAGACCGGATGCGGGCGAAGTTTTGTCAGAAGGGAAACCTGTAGCAGGTGGTGAACATTGGAAAGAATATACCGGCGCATACCTTGATGAAGGCTTTTTGATAGACTACCTCACACCCGAAGAGTACTTTTATTTTATTGGCGGACTGCACAATCAAACCCGTGCGCAGGTGGATGAGGTGCTCATGCATTACGGAGAGTTTTTCAATGGAGAGATCCTAAAAAAAGGTAAATACATCCGCGACTTGTCAAAGGGTAATCAAGCTAAGGTGGGCATTGTGTCCTGTCTGCTGCAAACACCTCAGTTATTAATGCTTGATGAACCTTTTGCTAATATTGACCCCACCACGCAGTATCGTCTTAAAAATATTATTAAAGATATAAACAAAAGCAAGGGAGTAACCACACTGGTATCAAGCCATGACCTGAACCACGTTACCGATGTGTGTGATCGCATCATCCTGATGGAAAAAGGACGTATTATAAAAGATATGGCTACAAGCTCATCAACTCTGTCTGAGCTGGAAGAATACTTCGCTATCGGTCAGTCGGTCCATCATTCATCAACTGTTATTGATCCGGAAGAAAACCACTAA
- a CDS encoding GNAT family N-acetyltransferase, whose protein sequence is MLIRQANVNDVEIIRQLAEDIWWPNYSPIISAEQISFMLSDRYSSEVLREQIEQKEQTYLLTLDGVRPVGFAAYGPTDDDAIYRLHKLYCLPSTHGKGFGKALLNRVIAQVKQLGATTLELNVHRLNPAKTFYDKMGFEIAYEIDIPMGDYFLNDYVMRKQLT, encoded by the coding sequence ATGCTGATCAGGCAGGCAAATGTAAATGATGTTGAAATCATCCGCCAATTGGCAGAAGATATTTGGTGGCCGAACTACTCACCCATAATATCAGCTGAGCAAATTAGCTTTATGTTAAGTGATAGGTATTCAAGCGAGGTGCTTAGAGAGCAAATAGAACAGAAAGAGCAAACTTATCTTTTGACCTTGGACGGAGTGCGCCCGGTAGGCTTTGCTGCTTATGGTCCAACTGATGATGACGCGATTTATCGATTGCACAAGCTTTACTGTTTGCCATCTACCCATGGAAAGGGTTTTGGTAAGGCTTTGCTTAACCGCGTTATTGCACAAGTAAAGCAACTTGGCGCTACAACATTAGAGCTGAATGTGCACAGATTAAATCCGGCAAAAACGTTTTATGATAAAATGGGATTTGAGATAGCATATGAGATAGACATCCCAATGGGAGACTACTTTTTAAATGATTACGTTATGCGCAAGCAGTTAACTTAA